In a single window of the Anaplasma platys genome:
- the bamD gene encoding outer membrane protein assembly factor BamD, translating into MVVVLVAATPSMGYTQESHLAGVQALYDEALALFNKKKYKAAIEAFDRLESLYPFSQAAIDGSLMSAAANYEIKNYNEAAALAEGYVGVFPNSDVVDYAYYVSLISKYMLIPDLGLDVTEANAVLKLARDFESMFPDSKYLGEVREKLAAVRHHLAAREFSIGKFYLRRGRYIASIKRFSGLLDEYSDTVFATESVRRLAEAYKAIGDVETAALYTERLHRQGGADKLADAEPVPAVDDDKARS; encoded by the coding sequence ATGGTCGTGGTTTTAGTTGCGGCGACGCCGAGTATGGGCTACACGCAGGAAAGTCACCTTGCGGGTGTGCAGGCCCTGTATGACGAAGCACTTGCCTTGTTCAATAAGAAGAAATACAAAGCGGCAATTGAGGCTTTTGACAGGTTGGAATCTTTATATCCATTCTCTCAGGCTGCTATAGACGGTAGTCTGATGTCAGCCGCTGCGAACTATGAGATCAAAAATTACAACGAAGCAGCTGCGCTTGCGGAGGGCTATGTTGGTGTTTTTCCTAACAGTGATGTTGTTGACTACGCCTATTATGTTAGCTTGATCTCTAAATACATGTTGATTCCTGACTTGGGGCTCGATGTGACCGAGGCGAACGCTGTCCTTAAGCTGGCACGCGATTTTGAGAGCATGTTTCCTGATTCTAAGTACTTGGGGGAAGTGCGGGAGAAACTTGCCGCTGTTCGACACCATCTTGCTGCGAGGGAGTTCTCGATCGGGAAGTTTTACCTCAGAAGAGGAAGGTACATAGCATCCATAAAGAGATTCTCGGGCTTACTTGACGAATACTCGGACACCGTCTTTGCTACTGAAAGTGTACGAAGACTTGCTGAGGCTTACAAAGCAATCGGGGATGTTGAAACAGCTGCTCTCTATACAGAAAGGCTTCATCGACAAGGTGGCGCCGATAAACTCGCAGATGCTGAGCCAGTCCCCGCAGTGGATGACGATAAAGCAAGATCATAG